From Phycisphaerae bacterium, one genomic window encodes:
- a CDS encoding Gfo/Idh/MocA family oxidoreductase: MKNESSLPSGFGLNRREFLASAAAAGAGLMMTWPGWAQEQAAGEKVDALRVAFIGPGSQGRNLLNQALKIPGIRFVAICDIWPYNQTYAANILKKYDMPVKVYTEYQELLATEKDLDAAIVATPDWVHAEHTIACLKAGLNVYCEKEMSNTLEGAKQMVRAARETKKLLQIGHQRRSNPRYWHALKMIKNDKICGRITHVNGQWNRSRRFDIGWPEGKELDAATLKKYGYDTMERFCNWRWYKQYSGGPMADLGSHQIDVFNWFLETLPAGVQASGGLDNYDDREWYDNVLSLYDWKVNGKHVRGFYQVLNTTSHGGFWEAFMGDEGSLVISEDTRKGFAFREPEAKRREWEDEASKIETMDRDAIELKIGETLRPDGTKDPESQRLLEESQKPPHQLHLENFFNAIRGGTPLSCPPEVAYETAVTVLKANEAVEKGCRIEFQPEEFKV; this comes from the coding sequence ATGAAGAACGAGTCGTCGCTTCCGAGCGGGTTTGGACTGAATCGGCGTGAGTTTCTGGCATCGGCCGCCGCGGCCGGCGCCGGCTTGATGATGACCTGGCCCGGCTGGGCGCAGGAGCAGGCGGCGGGGGAGAAGGTCGACGCTCTGCGCGTCGCGTTCATCGGCCCCGGCAGCCAGGGCCGCAACCTGCTGAACCAGGCGCTGAAGATCCCCGGCATTCGGTTCGTCGCGATCTGCGACATCTGGCCATACAACCAGACCTACGCCGCCAACATTCTGAAGAAATACGACATGCCCGTGAAGGTCTACACCGAGTACCAGGAGCTGCTGGCGACGGAGAAGGACCTCGATGCGGCGATCGTGGCCACGCCGGACTGGGTGCATGCCGAGCACACCATCGCGTGCCTGAAGGCGGGCCTCAACGTGTACTGCGAAAAGGAGATGTCGAACACGCTGGAGGGGGCGAAGCAGATGGTGCGCGCGGCGCGCGAGACGAAGAAGCTGCTGCAGATCGGCCACCAGCGGCGCAGCAACCCGCGTTACTGGCACGCGCTCAAGATGATCAAGAATGACAAGATCTGCGGCCGCATCACGCACGTGAACGGGCAGTGGAACCGGTCGCGGCGCTTTGACATCGGCTGGCCGGAGGGCAAGGAGCTCGACGCCGCCACGCTGAAGAAGTACGGCTACGACACGATGGAGCGGTTCTGCAACTGGCGCTGGTACAAGCAGTACTCGGGCGGGCCGATGGCGGACCTGGGTTCACACCAGATCGACGTCTTCAACTGGTTCCTCGAGACGCTGCCGGCCGGCGTGCAGGCCAGCGGCGGCTTGGACAACTACGACGACCGCGAGTGGTACGACAACGTGCTGTCGCTGTATGACTGGAAGGTCAACGGCAAGCACGTGCGCGGCTTCTACCAGGTGCTGAACACGACGAGCCACGGCGGGTTCTGGGAGGCGTTCATGGGCGACGAGGGCTCGCTCGTCATCTCCGAGGACACGCGCAAGGGGTTCGCCTTCCGCGAGCCGGAAGCCAAGCGGCGCGAGTGGGAAGACGAAGCCTCCAAGATCGAGACCATGGACCGCGACGCGATCGAGCTGAAGATCGGCGAGACGCTGCGGCCGGACGGCACCAAGGATCCCGAGTCGCAGCGGTTGCTCGAAGAGAGCCAGAAGCCGCCACACCAGTTGCACCTGGAGAACTTCTTCAACGCGATCCGGGGCGGCACGCCGCTGTCGTGCCCGCCCGAGGTCGCGTATGAAACGGCGGTCACGGTCCTGAAGGCCAACGAGGCCGTCGAAAAGGGCTGCCGGATCGAGTTCCAGCCGGAAGAATTCAAGGTGTAG